One Aegilops tauschii subsp. strangulata cultivar AL8/78 chromosome 2, Aet v6.0, whole genome shotgun sequence genomic window, CTCGTCGTGGCACTGTGGGATCGACGGCGATGTCGACCGCGGCATGCGTGGAACAGGAGGGTTCATACGCTCATGCTGAATCAGGGCCTGGATCGGAACGGCCATGTGGCCGAGCAGACCGGCCACCTGATTCGTGGTAGAAAAATGCCCAGCATTTCAGGCTTTCCGCCCGTGCCCGCGCGCCCACCTCGCGTCCGCCTGCCGGGCAACGTGCGCGCGCCGTGAGCCCGGCCGGCCGCCCATGCGCCGGGGCATCCATCATACATATGCCGCTCTGCAATGTGCATGCCAGGCTCCACCACCGTCCACCGGCAGCGGACGGCGTCGGCGCCGGAGCCGGAGGTCGACCCCAGCGGCTCGCTAGCGCCCTCGCCCGCACAACGAAATCGTTAGCCGAGCACTGCTTCCGCACGCTCGCCGGACCTGTGCGCCCACATGGCATGAGCCAAGCGTCGTGGAGACGATCGATTACCGACTGGGGACGCATAATAAAGGGGAAAAGATCGATGGATAAGATAACGGCGATTTCGGGAGGTGGCAGGCTAGATTCTCCTCCAATTTAAGCCGCTGAGGCCGTCGGTCAGAACTCAGAAGTCAGAGGTGAGCCTGGAGGTTTGGCTCTGGACTTTCTGAGGCATACGCGTAAATGCCCGTACGTATACACAGTATTGATTCATTCATTCACCTGGCGCGGCATCGCTGGCATCCATAAAATTAGCGCTTGTCCACCTCGCAACGCACACGAGAGAGCAGGCATGCATGCAATGCAGGGATTCAGGCTGCCACATTCTGAGCctgaacggcctggaaaacctgCAGCGGCCAAAACAGTCGAGCCAGCAGCAGAGCAGAGGAGCCATTGCCATGACATGCATACAGTTAGTTCTATCTGGATTTGGCCCATGCGAGCGTTACATTCCTCAGCTGCCATTACCCATCGCAAAGCCAGTGCCCACACGTATGTTTACGTGGTCGAAATCAGCATGCTTCATTCATGGTCCGTGAACGTTCTGATTTCTGAACTCAGTGTCGATGTTATGGACGAGACGACGCCGTTGCTGCTTAGTTTTTGAGCATGGCATGTGCATGTGCATGTGGCCGAGTGCAGCGAGGGTGCTCGTGCGTGGGCACTGGCGAGCCACGAGACACAGAACGTGTTGCTCCTGCCGCGGCTGCATGCGTCGGCACTGAGCGCGCGATTAACTTTCTATCCGTGAGTCCATCAGGTTAGGTGCTGCGTCAAATGGTAAGCCAGTCCAAGCAAGTAACCGTTCGGCTAATTAATCAGGGTTTTTTATCCAATCTAATCCACTCGAACGTGTCAAAATTATAGAAGAAGAAGCGTTTCAGGATTGGTGGGTGCTGTGGCCGAACCATGATATGGTTTACCTACTTCACACTGTACCCAAACAGGAGCTCTCCTCTCCTTTTGACCCTATCCACACAGTAGTATTTTTTTAAGGCCTTCTCCTTATTTTATTTTTGAGGATCGGCCTTATCCTTATTTATTATTATCAGTGCTTTAGTATTAATTTTTGACAGAATGGAAATTTCCCTCACAGAGAAGAAAGAAATCAGTTTGCTTGAAAAGTACAATGACAAAAGGAAGGGGATTCTTTAGCGAGAAATGACCTATGAAACATGGGTCTACGCGCACCCACGTTGAGAAGatatttaaaaaataataaagaATGTAAGAAACATTTTTGTAATGAACACGGTATAGTGTTATAGTCAGTTGTAAAGTTTTCAGAAGAAATGGCTTCCGTGATCTTATGTGCAAAAAAAAATAACTGCATGCTCCCTCCGTACAATATTAATTGTGGCTCAAACAGATGTATCTGGCCGTTTTTTAGTGCTAggtacatccatttgagcgacaattTCTAGGTTTTTCAAATTTAAAATTTTATTTTTTTGCCCAGAAGAACATGGAAGTCATTTCTTCACCAAACTTTACAAGCGAGTAGAACACTCATGCTCGCAAAAAAGAAAGTTTTCCAAATTGCCTTATTTTTTATATTCATAAAAATTTAAATGTTTTTAGCGGGTGCGCCTACAACCATGTCCCAAAAATCTGCGCCCACTTGTTAGGTTGTTATTTAGTACTGGTTGGTGAAATGAGGGAATCTATCAAAATGATTCAACGAGGTGtagaaaaattcctggacggccttaCTAGAAATTAGATGTCCGGCGTGGTAAGAAAGAAAAGAATTCCGAAAGTCATAACTTTGAACATAATTTTTTTGATAGAAAAAACTTTACCCAGTTTTGAATTGTGAAAAGCAACAGTGCTGATTTATGCTAGAGTGGAAGCCCCAATCAGGGCTCAAATAGAAAGGGGAAAAAAACCAGTAACTTTGTCAAAGCAGTACTGTTGTGCCGTGACTGAACCtccatttttattttattttgcgtaCTGACTGAGCCACCATTTGATTTACCTACTTTGCACCATCGCCAAACATGAGTTTTTTTTGTTGTTGCGGGGAAGACATGAGCTTTTCGTTCCTTTTGACCTTATTACACTAGGTAGAGTATTATACTGTATTACCTTTTGGCGGAAAGTGCgacttttctctctctctctctgcggTGGAGCGTTCACTGGCGTACGTATACACCAGCACCGTATGTACAGCGTAGGTACCGCATGATGGGACGATAAGTACAGCGGAGGTAGTAGGTGGCGTAGCGTAGCACAGCACCGCAGGGGCAGaatgtgcgtgcgtgcgtgcctACACGGTGGCGCATGCGCATGTGAGCACCCCTGGCACCATGTTAGCAGCGCCCATGAGGGGCCGAACATGGCATGTAGGAAAGCTATGCCTCATGCCGCCTAATCATGCCCACCGCCCCGCTGGCCCGGCTcactccctccctccctcgctcaCGTACGACCCTCGGCCGTCACCCCCCACcggcggagagcaccacggcaaAACCCCATCAACGTACGCCCCAGTACGCCGCAGAACAATTAAAACGAAACGAGATGGAAATGCGCACGTCGCCCGCGTCGTAGGCCGGTCTACATGCAGCGCCTACGGTCGTTTACGTACGTGGGGGTGGTGGCCGGTGACCGTGCGTGGATTAGTCTGGTGGAGGCGAGGCCCCGTAGGCCGTTGATTTCTCTCGCCCATGCGAGGACAAGAAAacaacaaaacaaaacaaatggGAGCAGAGTACATCCATCCAGTGATAGATAAAAACCACCGGCCCGGAATCTTGCTCGCTCGCGAGTTAACTCCGTCCCTCGCCTCGCTTTATATATATCCCGGCAGCGGCAGCGCAGCTCCATCCCACTCATCCCACCCAGCCCCTGCATGTGACTCGCGAAACCGTCGTCCATCCAGACGGGAGCGCCAGCGCGCGCGCAACAACAGAGCCAACTCTCCTCTCAGCTCGCGCTCCCCCGGCAAGCCACGATGGCGCCCTCCTCCACcacggcgtcggcggcggcggacgagAGGGACCGCAAGCGCAAGCGCGGggccggcggcgaggcggggACGGAGGCCGACGCGGAGAGGGCGCCCAAGTGGCGGACGCGGCGGGAGCACGAGATCTACTCCACCAGGCTGCTCGACGCGCTGCGCCTCGTGCGCGCCGGGGCTGGCGtcgccccgtccccgtccccggcGCGCCAGGTGCGCGAGGCGGCCGACCGcgcgctcgccgtcgccgcccgcggCCGCTCCCGCTGGAGCCGCGCCATCCTCGCCTCTCGCCGCGCTCACCGCGTGCACCGAGTGCGCCTCCACGCTCCGGCCCCTGCGCCGGCGCCTGCTCTAACACGGCCCGCTTCACCCGGCGCGTCCTCCTCCGGCTCGACCTCGGCACAGGCACAGACGCTGGCGAGGAAGGCGAAGACGCTGGGGCGGCTGGTGCCGGGGTGCAGGAAGCTGCCGTTCCCGGCGCTGCTGTCCGAGGCGTCCGACTACATCGCCGCGCTGGAGATGCAGGTGCGCGCCATGGCCGCGCTCGCGCAGGCGCTCtccgccgtcgccccgccgccgtgATCCATCCATCCGGCCGCCACAACCCCAAGATCCCCCGCGAATTGCCTCGCCTCAGCGACGCGCGTCGGCGCATGTACATTTTCCTCCCCGTGCCGTGCCGCTCCAGTGTGTGACGACGAATCGACGACACGCCACGCCACGCCGGCGATTGTCAACCCGGCCGGCCGCGTGCAtgctaggaagaagaagaagaagaagaaacagtAGCCGTTCATTTGTAGATTCTTGTTAGCGTTTTGGTTTTGGTTTGGGTGTGTGTCCGCTAAGCTAAATCCGTAAATGCACGAGAGAGATTTCCAGTACAATCTTTCGGAGTGATGTGTTCTCATCAGCAAGCACGTACGAGATCGCCGTTTTCTTTGACAATGTTGGTGCCAGTGCTTTGGTTTGACAAGCAAAGTGCAAtgttaatttatttatttatttcttgTCAGAAGAACAAGTGCGATGTTAAATCTATGACAGGTTCACGAGATTTGTTTAATCTTTTCCCTTGACCTAATCGAGACGAACGGGATCGAGCTTTGTACTGTACGGTGGCCGGCCGCCCGTAACGACGAACGGGCGACGCGATAATTCCCCATGTGGGAGGATTAAATAACACGTGACCCCTCTGCGCGGCGGGGCCCGGAGGCAGGCACACATGGGGCGGGCCGAGGCCGGGCCCGCGCTTTTTTTTTGTCTGAGTGCAGTAAACTTGTACTGTACATTTCCGTAGAAATACAGAGGTTCGATGTAGAGATACGTTGAGGTATACCGCTGGGCTACGCGACAAGCGCAGCTCGCCCGCGGGCCCACAACGTGCGCCCGGCGGGCCCGCTGGGGCAGCCGCACATGCGGCGTGGTGGCTTCGCTGTCGCGCGGGTCCCCTGGGGCCTATCCATGGCCCACCGGCCAGTGCTGTGGATGGTTGCGCCTCACGTGGCCCGTACGCGTGGTAGGGATGGACGGCCCTGATCCATGTCGCCGTGCGATTGGCGCGCGCATACGACGACATACATGGCTGGCTTCCCGCCGAGAGCGGGCCGCGTGCATGCCATGCGCGACAGGCCGTGTGCGCGGCACAGTGCGCGCGCGTACGTTTGGCATGCTCACCGCGTACTTGCGGGACAAGAGAGACGCACAGATGTAGATTGCCCATCGCGCGTTTGTCAACTAgtcgtacgtactaggagtaccaCACATGGATGATGGATGCATGTTTTTGAACCTACTCGTCGTTGGGATCCGCGCCTAGTGCACGGTTTGTTCAGGCAAAGCTATCACTAGTTTTTTTTACCAGCTACTCTTACAATTAAGGTTATCTGACCACGTTAGTACTCTCTCcgtaagtctttttagagatttcaataaggactacatacagatgtatatagacatattttagtgtgTAGATTTATTTATTTTGCTTCGTGTGTCGTCCGTAtcgaaatctctaaaaatacagAGGAGGGAGTAGACCCCTAGAAGAAAAAGGAAATCAaatgtagtactccctccgtctaggtgtgtaagtcatctaaCGAAAatcaaataatcccaaaacacttaggcgcggtgcattaacttctacctcgtttcttgtttcttgacatatcaaccaataagagatatgGATGTGCATgctttaatgacttgagactaccaaacatgacatgcttttaatgacttgagtgCCGAGTAGTACCGCTAACTTTTACTAGCTCTGGCGTCGGTGTGGCGCAGTACGCGTGAGAGATGATGGATATGTGTCGCGACTCGTTCAACACGTACGTACGGTCCATGCAGCTGCCTAGCTACCTCCCGAATAATTTCGACGGAGATTCCGGTCTTCGGTCGCCGGAGTGAGCAGTCGTCACCAGTCTCCCGGTCGCCGGAGTGAGCAGTCGTCATGTCCGTATTTCTTGAAGCTCGATGCCTCGATCGGCACACGTACGCGCAATTCGAAAGCGTGCGTGACGAACGACAGCGACCAGCAACAACCGTCCAGACCGTTTTTGCTGCCTAGCTACAGTAGCTAGCTTTCCATCTTAATCCTCCTTCCACAGTGCCAACAGGGCAACATAACAATTCAGGCAAACTATCCTATGCACCTTCTCATGCCGAAGCAAATAGTGCAGCCATTAGGAACACATGCCATGAGGAGGTAGATGACATGTTGGCAGAGCTGCTTGTAAGTCGTGCTGTATTCTCTTCCATTCTTGATATATAAAGCACACACGATTCTCTTGTGTGTTCTTCAAAAAAAAATATGAGGACTGAGGAGGTACATGATCGACACGCTGATCATGCCAGGTCACCCTTTCTGACGCGCTTAATGGCATGAGGTGCTCACGTGGGGAACCGGTCCACCGCAGTACCGCGCAGCCTTTGGTCATCGAAGAAGAGTTCGCCCAGTGGTGGCACCATCCTCTTCCAGTGATGAGAAGGGCACCACACCAGTGATCATGTTTGCGGCATGGTGGATCAAAAGTACCATAACGCGACCATGTTCGACATTGAGGGGTGAACTGAACTATTTTGGTGGTGTTGCGTAGGTGCTTGAACTGTAACAAGTGTGTCATACTTGGTAAAATATAGGCCCTCGAATTATTCTAGTGTTGAATTGGTTAGGCCTAGTTTGGTTGAAGGGGTCATCCAAGATGGGTTGGGACGGTATTAAAAAAAACAGTTGTTTGGTTATAAAGCACTTGAATGGTTCCAACCAAAAAGCAGGAATATGCTCTAAATATATTGAACCATCCCACCCCAGAAATCGGTTGAACCGCATGTCCAATCCATATTTGACTCCTCACATGATTATTTTATGTCATGACGTCTCTACGTCTTATGATTATTTTATGTGAGGACCACATCCAAACTACCTTTATCCCTTCAACAAAACAGGAAATGGGTTCATCCCATTCATCTTAACCAAACACCAAAACTGAACCGTCCTGGATGGTCCGAACCCACTCATATCTATCCCTTTAACCAAACACATCAATTATCCTAAAAAAAACACATCATTGAGGACCTGAATGATGATTTTCATAGTTTGGGGCACCCCGTTAAATAGTTCAGGGACCTACAATGCACTTCCCTCGACATTGGGGGACCCGACATTTTTCTCTTCGAAAAACCCAAAATTGTCAATGCAAAGGCTCGACAATGGCAATGGACAATTTTTCATCCATGTTTACATCAAGGCGTAAGCGTTTTCACGAAGAAAAACATGTTTTTACCCGTAGAAGAAGGCATAGTTTATCTCAGACAACATCATGGAAGTGGTGGAAAGTTTGAACAGCAAGCAAGATGGAAGAACGCTCACATATAGGAGGCTGACGCCCGCCAGCAGTTCCGCTCACAAAAGGAAACTGTTCTCACCTCTCCAAGATTTCGTTCCTCCACGCAAACTGCTGCTGCAAGGGCAGTTGTACATACATATGCTCCACTCCACATGCTCGGACGCTCCAGTGCGTGATGTAGCCTTGCAAGGTTTCCACTGTCGACGTGCCTGGCTTCAGAGCCTCAAACCATGCAACATCCAACGCAGCATGAGTGAAAGATGGCCCATAGACCATACCGCCTTTGCTGCATGCCTCCTCCAAAATTTTTAGAAATTCGTCCAAGGTGGTACGTACCCCATGCATGTGGAACGCCCACATGCATGGGCTCCATGCCAGGGCAGGGCAGGGCATGTCGTGTCGCTCCTCTCTTTCCGTTACCCAGGTCCGTCGGCGTGGCATTGTCTCTTGCCTTTACTCCTTGCCGCTCGTTCTGTCACTGCCGTGCAGGGCCGGGGCGCGTGCCCTCGCCTGAGGATGTTCGCTCGTTTCCATGACAAAACAGAAGGTGGAAGAGGACGGGCGGGAAGGAGAGGGAAAGAAAGTCAAGAGGCATGCAGCATGCGGCAGAGCCCACAACGTGCGCCGATAACGACCCCGGCCGGCTAGGGAGGGGCCCGGCTGGAAACGCGCGGTGCATGCTTTGCCGCCGGCCGACGTGGCCTCCCGCCGCACCACCCGAAAAACGGGCAAACCGGCCGGTGCGGTGCACGCACGCTCCCTACCTCGCCGGTGCCATGATCCGTGCTCGTTCGTGTAGCTAGCAGGAAAGTGTGAGTCTTAGTGGCGAAGCTACATAAGGTCGAGTCGGTAAGAATCTGGCCATATATAGTGCAGTGTCAAAAAAATACATCTTATACTCCttccgtctcaaaataagtgtctcaattCTATACTAATTCTAGTACAAAATTTTGTACTACTAGTTCtatacaaagttgtactaagcttgagacacttattttaagACGGGAAAGTATTATACTCCCTTCGTTcgtaaatataagtctttgtagagatttcactatggaccgcatacggatgtatgtagatgcattttagagttccccgcaaaaaaagcattttagagtgtagattcactcattttgctccaatagtccatagtaaaatatttacaaagacttatatttagaaacggagggagtagaacgGAGTAGCTCATTACGGGCGGTTAACTATTCAGACCCTTTTTTTTGCGAGATAACTATTTAGACTCTTTCGCAACAAAAGAAAATGTCATGTGAGGATGCAAGGCTTCGGCTTCTGTCTGTTATTTTTTTTAATTATAGGCAGGTGATAGGCGCATGTTTATGCTATCTTACTACTCTTTTTATACATATACAACTAAATCAGCGACATCAAATATAGATCGAAGGAAGTACTCTCTCTGTCTCACAATATAAAATGTTTTAGCTTGCAAATACATCTTATCTTATGGGGGCAGTGAGTAGTATTTATTACGTGTGCGAGGGCGATGTGACAACGCTGCACGGAGACTTGGACACGCGTGGTAATACGAGTTGTCGTAACGTACCAGTTTGCTACTGTATGATACGTACTGACGGGGTTACTGCTGATGGATGCTGCCGGGAAGCGAAGCCAGTCGATCGGTTCTAGAGTACCAGTACGTGTACTACGGCCCTAATTATGATGCCGTTTATTACGTACTCCATGTCGAGGACGCGAAATCAtcatatttttttcttttgtcgTGGAGCTTGAAAACACTAGCTACTGCCATGGACCAGTGACTCGTGTTTCGCAGTTTGCAGTCTCGAGGCCGTACGGGAACGGAAGAGTGTGACGCTTGATCATGGGGCGATGAACACGACCGTAATCATCATGTTCTTGTGCGGCTAACTCTACACATTTACTACATTATGTGTAAATGATACTACTTCTACTGATGCGGCGTTATTTACTGCGCAACGGTAGCTTTTTAATTGGCTTGACACGTGTGAATTAGAAACAATTAGAACCTCCGGTGGTTTTGCTCTGCCATAAAACCCATTAACAGTCGCGCAATGTGCGCCCTCTCGCGACATCCACGTCGGACTAGCTATCAGACAAAAAAGTTCGTGTTGAGAAGAACAGAGAAAGGGATACCATCGCCTGCCGCTCGCTCACTCGCTTCGTATCACACACGCACACCACATGATTCGTTGCGGATCGGTGAAATTTTTTTTTGCatcagtacagacacaagcgctcatatatacgcgcataccctcacccctatgaacgcacacacgtacaccctacccctatgagcacctccgagagactgagccggcatatcatcttgagatttacgaagccaccataggcgcctcgtcgtcgacgggaacgtctccttcCACTGAAAGCGCATTGctgaaaatcctgaaataaatccagaaataatgcgagcaccaggatttgaaccctggtggATTGGGGACACCACTGTCCACCTAACCATCTCAACCACAGGTTGATTCTCGTGAGAGCGATATATGGATTGGTGTGACTGGCCAACTGCGTGCACGGCACATATACTTGGACCGCTGGGCGTACGTGCGTGCATGGTAACAGGAGCGATCGTACTCTTCTTCTTATCTTAGTACTAAATGTTTTGTTTTGCTCCGTACGGTACGGCCGACGGGTGCGCGCGGCCGATCGATCGAGAGGCGACACGCGCGTACTGGCCAAGTTGTGGCTGCAGCCGGAGGTACGTGATCGACCATGATGGTGTTAACGTTGTGGACCGGCCTAGCCCTAGCTACGGCCTCGTGCTTCATCTTTCGTGCGTGCATGTGCCCGGGTTCATCGCAATCGCAATCTCGACCGAggcgtacgtacgtacgtacgtggGGAGGATGATCAGGACCAATAATCATGATGCTTTTGTGCGACTAGGGTGCACGCATTTTTCCTGCATGTCACATCGCCGGACCGCCCGGCCAGACGCCCGGCCGGCGCAGGCGCTCGCGGAGCGCGCGGTCCGGATCATCGCGGACGAAGAGCACCATCCAATGGGAGCGGCTAGAGGTCAATCGACTGACCCACTAATGTGGCTCAGTCTCTTGGAGGTGCTCATAGGGTTAGGGTGtacgtgtgtgcgttcataggggtgagtgtatgcgtgtatatatgagcgcttgtgtctgtatTGATTAAAAAAATGTGGTCAGCCAATTACTAGTACAgactaaaaaagaaaaaaataaaagaaaactgaCCGACCCAAATTTAGGGTCAGTCGACCAGCCCAACAACAAAACTGATTGATTCAACGCTGAAAACTTCTGTTGGCTTTTCTTTTCAACCCAAGAATGTGACGGGCCTGAACCCGCTAAGGAACCAAACCCACTACACCCAAAACAACTGGATTCAGCTCACGCACAGATTGCTAGGTCTACTTCCTTCCTCTTTCCCCGATCACCACACACAACCGCCGCCATGGTTGGAGAAAGAAAAGCTCAGATGTGCTGTTGTCTTGTGATGTCTTCATAGATCTTCTTCCTCCCATTTCTTCCTTCCAACCTCTTCCTCCTCTGATCGCCCAAATTTCTACAGACACCAGAAGAAATGGTTGAAACTTCAGATCCTGCCCAAAACACATATCTATCAAAAGGAAAAGCAAAAGGAAGAGAGAAGAAACTTGCAGAACAAGGTGCTTCTAGTCATTCTAAGGTGCTTGTGATCTGTTCCCCCTCCCCTTAATTTTTTCTGTGTCGTGCACCTTAAGTGATGACCTGACATTTTCATGTAACAACAACAGTAAATTTAGAGAAGGAAGCAAAAATGCAAAAATCGTGTGTTTCATACAAAATGTTAAACCCATGGAAAATCATGTAGATGGCATGCTATAACTTCTGATTAGATGACATGTTTGTACTTGTACTAGAACTTGTTAAACTACAAGTAATGGCAGAAAACCTCCTTAAAGTCAGAATAAAAAAACTGCATATAGTAACTACATTTTCATATTCAGACAAGTAAGCTTGCAGTTGTtgtgaaattgggagatgaaagAAACTATACTATGAGAACGCATGCATATATACAAAAATATAACCACCACATTTTTAGCTTGTTGTACTAGAAAATGTTTAACTACAAGTAAGAGCATAACACCTACTTGAAGGCAGAAATTCAAAAAATCTACATATAAACTAAATTTGCATATTCAGAGAAGTAAGCTTGCAGTTGTTGTCTAATAGCAACATACAAGAACTATACTACGAGCATGCATACTTATTTACAGAAAAGATAACCACTACATCTTTACGTAGTTGTACTAGAGAAATGTTTACCTACAAGTAATGGCAGAACAACTCCCctaaaggcaaaaatttaaaaaatcCATATATAAACTAAATTTGCATATTCAGAGAAATAAACTTGCACTTCTTGTCGAATAGCAACATACAAGAACTATTACTACGAGCATGCATACATATTCACAAAAAATATAACCACGGCATCTACACCTGGTTGTGTATAAGTAGTTGTTAAACTACAAGTAAATGCAGAACACCTCCCTCAAGGGAGAAATTACACAAGTTCATATAGGAACTAAATTTGCATAGTCACAAAAATAACTTGCACTAGTTGTCGAATAGCAACATACAAGAACTATTGCTACGAGCATGCATACATATTTATCGAAAGATAACTAAAACACCTACAGTGGGTACCTCCATAAGGGTAGAATTTAGAAATTCCATGTAGGAACTAAATTTGCACATTCAGACAACTAAACTTGCAGTTGTCATTCAAGAGCAAGAAAAGTACTGAGAGATAACCATAACATGTTGACCTAGTTATGAAACTAGTTGGTAAACTACAAGGAAGGCATAATGCCTACCTAcaagcataatttaaaatttgtGCAGATGGATAACAATACTTGCgctcgttgttcaagagcaacaTATAATAGTAGAAGTTGCAACATATAATACAACAGAGGTGAAGCACCAAATCTTCAATAACATATTCACATAACTGAGTTGCATGTTCAAATAACCAGAAACTTGAATCACGATGCAAAAACTTTAGACATGCATCTTCTAGCAAGCAAATAGCAAGTTGTTTTCCATAACTAAGGAACAAGTTCATGATTGAAATTGATTTTGCATTTTCAGGCAAGTAAAATTGCAGCAAATGTTCAAGAGCAAGAACTGTATAAGAATGCAGATAGATGAGAAGACAACAAGGTAAGCACACGTATCTAAAGTTTTATTATTACACTTATTTCTTTCCAATCTGACATTTTCAAAACATGTACAATACAAAATATTTGATATGAAATTTTTCAGGTGCTGAAAAATTCAGATCAAGGGAATGAACATGTGTAGTCGGGAAGAAATTCAGATCAAGGGAATGAACATGCAACATATGAGGTTAGTTTACATTCTTTTTAAATTTATGATGATAACAAAGGAACCAAAAAACCTAACCTCTGGATGAAGCTTGCATTATAGGAGGCAGTGCTTGCACAAAGCTATGCGGGACAAGAAGGTCATAACTACACCGCAAAACAAAAAGGAATTAAGTAAAGAGGTGTAATATAACACTATATAATATTGCATAAAAAATGTATGCACAGTTTTGCATGTAGCTAAAAAATTTGATATCTGATTTATATTTTGCAGGAATTATTTGAAGTCCAGTTTGGGAAGCAAAGTTTCCAAATGATTAATGAGTTGCTAGCACCACAAGGAGCCACATAGTCTTACACAGAACTCATGCAACAAATGAATGTGACGAGTCATCTTCAAAGTGACAATATGGCAATCCCTATAACAAGTTTCACTTCACTCTTACAAGCAAGAATAAATGCTGAGGTATGTGTTATTACTAAAACCTATATTCAAAGTTTTGAAAGAAGTTCattagtacagtagcagtacctAAAAATAAATTAACTTGCAGGATCAGCATCTCATGGCAGAAGAAATAACAAGGAACCATTTGGAATAACATGTCAACTGGGACCAATATTCAATACCTCAAGtagaagaggaagatgaagacAAAGATGAAGATGAAGCAGATGAGTGTACTTCTGAATGCAGCAGTGATCCAAATCAATCTGATGC contains:
- the LOC109770933 gene encoding transcription factor bHLH149 — translated: MAPSSTTASAAADERDRKRKRGAGGEAGTEADAERAPKWRTRREHEIYSTRLLDALRLVRAGAGVAPSPSPARQVREAADRALAVAARGRSRWSRAILASRRAHRVHRVRLHAPAPAPAPALTRPASPGASSSGSTSAQAQTLARKAKTLGRLVPGCRKLPFPALLSEASDYIAALEMQVRAMAALAQALSAVAPPP